In a genomic window of Zingiber officinale cultivar Zhangliang chromosome 9B, Zo_v1.1, whole genome shotgun sequence:
- the LOC122024679 gene encoding calmodulin-like protein 3 isoform X1 → MDPSELKRVFQMFDRNGDGSITKKELQDSLKNLGIHIAEEELAAMIEKIDVNGDGCVDMEEFGILYQSIMDERDEDPEEDMREAFNVFDQNGDGFITVEELRSVLSSLGLKQGRTVEDCKKMISKVDVDGDGKVNFNEFKQMMKGGGFAALSCLWCRLEHPVCWSPRHIRRHISAFLLFDLGI, encoded by the exons ATGGACCCGTCGGAGCTGAAGCGGGTGTTCCAGATGTTTGACCGGAACGGGGACGGCAGCATCACGAAGAAGGAGCTGCAGGACTCGCTCAAGAACCTGGGCATCCACATCGCAGAGGAGGAGCTGGCAGCGATGATCGAGAAAATCGACGTGAATGGGGATGGGTGCGTGGACATGGAGGAGTTCGGGATACTGTACCAGTCAATTATGGACGAGAGGGACGAGGATCCGGAGGAGGACATGCGGGAAGCGTTCAATGTGTTTGATCAGAACGGGGATGGATTCATCACGGTGGAGGAGCTGAGGTCGGTGCTCAGCTCCCTCGGCCTTAAGCAGGGACGAACCGTCGAGGACTGCAAGAAGATGATAAGCAAGGTGGACGTCGACGGTGACGGCAAGGTCAACTTCAATGAGTTTAAGCAAATGATGAAGGGCGGTGGCTTCGCGGCCTTGA gttgtttatggtgtcgcttggagcatcctgtctgctggtccccacgtcacatcagaagacatatctccgcatttttgttatttgatcttggtatatga
- the LOC122024679 gene encoding calmodulin-like protein 3 isoform X3: protein MDPSELKRVFQMFDRNGDGSITKKELQDSLKNLGIHIAEEELAAMIEKIDVNGDGCVDMEEFGILYQSIMDERDEDPEEDMREAFNVFDQNGDGFITVEELRSVLSSLGLKQGRTVEDCKKMISKVDVDGDGKVNFNEFKQMMKGGGFAALSVVSHCSSSCAVHGRSMASTNLPI, encoded by the exons ATGGACCCGTCGGAGCTGAAGCGGGTGTTCCAGATGTTTGACCGGAACGGGGACGGCAGCATCACGAAGAAGGAGCTGCAGGACTCGCTCAAGAACCTGGGCATCCACATCGCAGAGGAGGAGCTGGCAGCGATGATCGAGAAAATCGACGTGAATGGGGATGGGTGCGTGGACATGGAGGAGTTCGGGATACTGTACCAGTCAATTATGGACGAGAGGGACGAGGATCCGGAGGAGGACATGCGGGAAGCGTTCAATGTGTTTGATCAGAACGGGGATGGATTCATCACGGTGGAGGAGCTGAGGTCGGTGCTCAGCTCCCTCGGCCTTAAGCAGGGACGAACCGTCGAGGACTGCAAGAAGATGATAAGCAAGGTGGACGTCGACGGTGACGGCAAGGTCAACTTCAATGAGTTTAAGCAAATGATGAAGGGCGGTGGCTTCGCGGCCTTGA GTGTTGTTAGCCATTGCAGCTCTAGCTGTGCTGTTCATGGACGATCCATGGCTTCGACCAACCTTCCGATCTAA
- the LOC122024679 gene encoding calmodulin-like protein 3 isoform X2, with the protein MDPSELKRVFQMFDRNGDGSITKKELQDSLKNLGIHIAEEELAAMIEKIDVNGDGCVDMEEFGILYQSIMDERDEDPEEDMREAFNVFDQNGDGFITVEELRSVLSSLGLKQGRTVEDCKKMISKVDVDGDGKVNFNEFKQMMKGGGFAALSVVSHCSSSCAVRGRSMASTNLPI; encoded by the exons ATGGACCCGTCGGAGCTGAAGCGGGTGTTCCAGATGTTTGACCGGAACGGGGACGGCAGCATCACGAAGAAGGAGCTGCAGGACTCGCTCAAGAACCTGGGCATCCACATCGCAGAGGAGGAGCTGGCAGCGATGATCGAGAAAATCGACGTGAATGGGGATGGGTGCGTGGACATGGAGGAGTTCGGGATACTGTACCAGTCAATTATGGACGAGAGGGACGAGGATCCGGAGGAGGACATGCGGGAAGCGTTCAATGTGTTTGATCAGAACGGGGATGGATTCATCACGGTGGAGGAGCTGAGGTCGGTGCTCAGCTCCCTCGGCCTTAAGCAGGGACGAACCGTCGAGGACTGCAAGAAGATGATAAGCAAGGTGGACGTCGACGGTGACGGCAAGGTCAACTTCAATGAGTTTAAGCAAATGATGAAGGGCGGTGGCTTCGCGGCCTTGA GTGTTGTTAGCCATTGCAGCTCTAGCTGTGCTGTTCGTGGACGATCCATGGCTTCGACCAACCTTCCGATCTAA